In Nostoc edaphicum CCNP1411, the sequence AATTAATGTAAAAGTCACGGGATGCAGTTTGCTAGCACAAACCCTTGTCAGAATTATGTAAGCCGCAAAAGCCACGCCCGAAAGCAGGGCGGTGCTACTTCCCGTTGAAGTATTACCCATAGCTATGGCGGGAGAGCCTCCCAAAACTAGCAATTCACCGCAGCAAATCGCGGCGATCGCACCGATGCGGAATACTGTAGGGCGATCGCGAAACAGAAACCACGACAATAGACCACTAACCATCGGATAGATAAAGAACAGTGCGATCGCCATTCCAGTTGTGACTTGAGCGATCGCAATGTAAATTAGCACCTGAGACAAAAACAAAAAGCAGCCACTCACAATCGATAACACCAAAATCTGCTTGGTAGCTGCATTAGTAGGTGTGGGATTTCCTCGGACTGAAGCGGCCAAGTTTTCCAAGTCTTGCCACAGTCTTGGATGCAATATAGGAGACAACAGTAGCATCAGTGGTACTACTACCATAAACCGCAGCGTCAAAATCAACAGAGTATTGCCCAAAGTCGGTGGTAGTAACTGCTCTACTTCTAATACTCCAAAAATCTGGGAACCTTCGTGGAAAATTATCTTGATGGCTACGTTATAAAGCGACGATATCACTGCCGATAAGACAATCAACAAGAAACCGATTTGGAGCGGCGATAAGCCGGAGGAATTACGCGATTGTGGGGGTTTTGCTTCTGGCTGTGGTTCTAGCGCGGTGGTTGATGGAGATTGAGCTTTGTTCTGTGATACATCCTTGCGGAGGACAGAAATTGGTTCAGTAGTATTTAGCCTTAGAGAAGGGCGCTTCATTCTCGGCTGTGACACAGGTGCAGTCGGAGGATCTGATGTCGTTTCGTTTTCCGGTAAGTCTTGATTGAGAACAGAAGTTGGTTCTGTGACATTATCCTTTGGTGGCGGAACGACAGCAGTAGGAGGTTCTGATGTCGTTTCTCTTTCCGACAAATCTTTGTTGGGGACAGAAATTGGGTTCGCGGCGTTTTCTCTAACAACAGTCGCCTCTGGCGTTGTTTCCCTTTGCGACAAATCTTTGCTGGGAATAGAAATTGGGTTCGCGGCGGTTTCTCTAACAACCGTTGCCTCTGGCGGTGTTTCCCTTTGCGACAAATCTTTGCTGGGAATAGAAATTGGGTTCGCGGCGTTTTCTCTAACAACAGTCGCCTCTGGCGTTGTTTCCCTTTGCGACAAATCTTTGCTGGGAATAGAAATTGGGTTCGCGGCGGTTTCTCTAACAACCGTTGCCTCTGGCGGTGTTTCCCTTTGCGACAAATCTTTGCTGGGAATAGAAATTGGGTTCGCGGCGGTTTCTCTAGCAACCGTCGCCTCTGGCGGTGTTTCCCTTTCTAAAAATTTATTCTGGATTGGGGAAATTGGCTCAGGGGAATTTCTTACTACTTCGCTAGACGGTGGCTGGGATGTCTGAAAAGAACTGTTTTTTTCTGGCTCCGTAAACTGCAAAACAGTAGGTATACCTGATGTTGCTGGTTTGCGTGAAGTTTCTTCTATAGTTTTTTCTAGTTCTCCATGCAACCGATTAACAAATTCCGTCAAAATCGTTTCGCCTTGCTGCTGCTGGCTGTACATCCGTGACAGCTGTTGGGAAAGATTACTTTGATAGTTTTTTAGCTCTTGTTGCAGCGAGTTAAAGGTAACAGTAACGGTATCATCCAGACTGTCAAACATGTGTTCGACTTTTTCATTGATTTCACCTACTACATTGCTGCTCACTTCAGCAGACTTCAGCGCAGCTTGTTCGTAAGATTTGCCCTCTATGTTTTGGTTAGCTAAAGTTGCCAGAGACGATTGCAGTTGTGAAGATATATGCTTTGCCAGAACTTCTGCTAGCTGACGAATTAACACTTGCTGCTCAGTGATTTGGCGCACTTGTTGTAAATGCTCTTTTTCTTCTACTAAGCTTTGAATCTCATCAGATAACCGATTTTTTTCTGACTGAAGCCGCTTTACGTCTTCCTGCAAGGCTCTGAGAACATTCTGCTGAAGATTTTCTAAGTCTTCAACTACAGCCCACAGAGCATTTTCCGCTGCTCTGGATAGTTCGCCTCTGACTCTTGGATTTTCTGGTTGCTTCTCGAATCGCCCCATTAGCTTCTAACCTCTAACACCTTGACGATAAAGCTGCTTCCGGTACACTTTATTGGCGGTCATCCTAATTTCCTGTATTTTGTCAGATAAATTAAAAATTTTAACAGCACTTCCGCATTTCAACGTAATTCTGTCATACTAGACACAGGTTAGCAAAGTATCAAGTTTGCTCCACGGCTTACTACACCGTATTCTCTTCAGCATTTACAAGTATTTATCCATTCGATTTTGGATTTTAGGTTTTAGATTTTGGAATTATCACCACCACTGGAAGTCCCTTGAACTAAGACTTTTTTTATTTTTGGCCAGCTTAATTTTCATCATATTTGCCAATGAGATTTTTACTTTGAAATAAATCTCACTCCAAATAAATATTTATTGTTTTGCTGCCAATAATAATTGTCAAAGACTTGCAGATGCGTACCCTATCGCCACAAAATTGTCTGACTTGCGAAACTAGCTGTAAATTTGTGTGGAATGTAACTTGTGTGACAGTTTATATCTCTAAATGGAGATTAAAGTATCTTTCTGTGGAAATTCAAAGTTACGCTATCCCCTGCACAACATTCTAAATGAATGAGCAGCAATTCTGCAAAAACACGCTTTTTTGGTGTTGTTGCAGTCTAGGTTTTACTTTGAGTAAATGCGGTAGAGGAAAAAGTTAGGAAAATATTATTTAAGAAGAATTCAGAAGTCAGAATTCAGGAGCGGAGCCGGAGACGCTCCACCTCCGGTCAGAATGAAGACGCGACTCGAAAATACTCGCTTGCCGTCGGCGCTATCCACCAGTCGCACAAAATACCCAACTGAATTCTGGCGACTGACGCATGTATTCTGTTTCGATAATTCTTAGAAGAATAAAATCTGGGCGATGCTAAAAATGGCAGCACTAAGAACAGCACTCACGGGGATTGTAATTAGCCATGCGGCAGCAATGCCTTTTAGTGTTTGAAACTTAATCGACTTGATATTTTGCACTAGTCCAATACCAACTACACCACCGACGAGAGCGTGGGAAGTTGAGGCTGGTAAACCTAGCCGGGAGGCGATGAGGATGGTGGTAGCAGTCGCAAGTTCTGCACAAAATCCACTACTAGGTTGCAAGGCAATGATGTTTTCGCCAATGGTGGCGATAACTTTTTTACCCCAGACAGCTAAACCACCAACAATACCAACACCACCAAGAATTAAAATCCAAAGGGGGATAGTGATACCATCTATAGGTACGCTACCTGTGCGATTGATGTAAACGATCGCAGCTAAAGGAGCGATCGCATTTCCCACGTCATTAGAACCATGAGCAAAGGCTACGAAGCAAGCACTTAGTAGTTGGAATCGTCCGAATAATCTTTCTACGGGATTGGGGATTGGGGATGGTGGGGCCCCCTCTGGGGATAAGGGGTAATGGGGACTGGGGATTAGGGATTGAGAAGTGAGAAACACTTCTTCCGTCTGTTTTAACTGTCGCCAACTAATTATTGTGAGTCCAACTGCTGCTACTGCACCGGTTAACAGTGGGATATCGTAAGCAGGGATGTTGAAACCAACTTGCTCAATTACAAAATTGGTGAGCGGTTCAGTCAGGGATGGTAATACAATCACGCCGAATACACCTAGCAGCAAAGTACTCAACCAGGGAATCCATTCTTGTAGCTGCACTACTTGATTGGGTTGATCCAAAATCCAGTGCTTGATTTGACTGTAAAATAAAGCGGCGATCGCACCACTAATTAATGGTGTCAAAATCCAGCCAATGGTTATGAAGCCAATTGATGACCAATCAATTGCACCTGCTCCCAAAGCTACCCAACTAAATCCTGCGATCGCACCAACAACTGCATGAGAAGATGAGACTGGTAAACCGCGTGATGTAGCAATTTGCAACCACACACCACACGAAATTAGTACCGTTACCATCCCAGTAACTAATATTTGGGGTGTAGCTGCGAATAAGGCGGGATTAGCAATTTTCGTTGCGAGAGTTTCCGTTACCCCATGTCCAAACAATACAGCACCCGTAAACTCTAAAATCCCAGCAATTATTATCGCTTGTTTGAGCGTAACAGCTTTGGAACCTACAGAGGTTCCCATTGCGTTAGCAACATCGTTTGCTCCGAGATTCCAGGCGACGTAGAAAGCTAGTAGAGCTACGAGAGGTAAGGTAATAAGCATTTTGTTGGGGACAAAGGGAGAATAGAAGAGTTCGGTTAAGGCAAGAGACGCGATAAATCGCCGTCTCTACAAAGACTGATTATTGTAGAGACGGCGATTCATCGCGTCTTTGTTCTGATTACGGATAAATTAAGATTTTATAAGTATCCGGTGTTGGTGCGATCGCTTGCTCCACAGCTGCTGATAAATCTTTTAATGGATAGCGATCGCTAATCAATGCTTGCACGTCAATTCGCTGATTAAATACAATATCAGCTGATAAATTCTGAAGCCGATAAGATGAACTATAACTGCCCATCAAATCAATTTCTCGACGATAGAGGATATTAGGGTTGATGGCAATTTCTAGTTCATCAGGGAATTCGGCGAAAAACAAGATTTTGCCACCTTTGCGGGTACAATCGAGTGCTTGAAAGAAAGCTTTTTCACTAGGAACAGCTAGCAGGGTAACGTCAACACCTAGTCCACCAGTTAAGGCATGAATTTTGGCTGGTAAATCGGGATCACGAGCATCAAAAGCCGCCTCTGCACCGACATTCAAAGCTTTTTCAATTCTAGAGGGTAGTAAATCGGTAGCGATCGCTTTTGCTCCAAAATACTTCACCAACATAATGAACATTAACCCAATTGGCCCAGCACCAGTAACTAATACAGTTTGTCCTGGAGCAATTTGGGCTTTTTTCACAGCCTTCAAGCAGCAATTAGTTGGTTCTACAAAACTCGCTTCTTCAAAACTGATGTTATCCGGGATGGGAATTAACCCACCGTTTTCCACAATATGTCCGGGAACTTTGACATAATCGGCGAAACCGCCACCACTGGCGTTAAAACCTGCGGTTGTGGATATGTTTTTGTAAACATCACACATAGAGAAATTATCATTTAGGCAGTAGGCGCAACGCATACAAGGGATGTGATGCATCACTGCTACTCGTTGTCCAACTTGCCAACCTTTGACATTATTGCCTAGTGCTGCGATCGTGCCGGCAGTTTCATGTCCAAAAATGCGCGGCGGTTCATATAGCGGATAACGAATTTTTTTAATATCTGACTGACATAATCCCACAACCCGCACCTGTACCAGCACTTCATCTGGTTCTAGGGTTGGAACTGGGATATCTTCGTAAGAGAGTTGATTGACGCCTCTAAATACCTGTGCTTTCACGTTGGTTTTTCCCCGCTCAACGATACTAGATTTGACATACTCCCCACTCTTCAAGGGTGGGGATTCTGGGGTCAAACAGCAATCGCAGTCTCAGACCGACTTACATTGCCTAACCCAACCATTGATGCCCCAACGGTTTGAATAATCTTGGAGGCATTCTCATCGCGCCCATTCACAACTTGGCACGATGGACAACGCCACTCTCTGACTGACAAATCCAATTTTTCTAAGACGTGACCACAGCAAGAGCAAGTTTTACTAGAGGGATACCACTGATCGATATAGACTATTTGCTTTCCCTTCTTTTTTACCACCCACTCCAAAATATCTAAAAAATCTCGAAGAGCTAGGTCACTGACCAACATCCCCCAAAGACGCTTCATGCCTTTGAGGTTCAATGTCTCAAAACACAGCACATCAAACCTATTAGTTAAGTTATGCGCTAATTTCCAAAACCAATCAGTTCTGCGGTTAGCTATGTTTTCGTGAGAGCGTACTAGATTCTTCCTTGCTCGTTCCCGATTGGATGACCCCTTTAACTTTTGAGAATGATGTCTACTGGCTTTTTTAATGGCATTGAGTGATTGCTTGAAAAATTGGGGAGACTCAATTGTTGTACCATCTGAGCAAGTCAGGAATGTACGCAGACCAAAGTCAAATCCCGCTATCTGACCAGTCGTGAACTTGATTTGTGGATGCATACCATCGTCAACAACCACAACCATAAACAATTCACCTAATGGTGTGCGTTTAATAGTTAATGTTTTGACTGTTCCCTCTATCTCTCTAGACTTCCAAAATTGATAAACTCGGCTACCAATTTTCACTTTATTACCACCCAAAAACTTATAACCAGCTTGCTTTAATGTGAATGACTTGTATTTCTTGACCTTCTTAAACCCCGGTGGTCTAGCCCCCTTTTTGTTGTGTTTAAAAAACAACTGATAAGCTTTCTCAATGCGCTGACAGATATCTTGTATTGCCTGAGAACCAACTGATTGCCAAAAAGAAGTACGCTTTCTCAACTTGGCAATATGAGACTGAAGTTTTGCACAATTCAAGTGTTTTCCCCACATCCGATAATATCTTTTGTGGAGAGCAATACAATGGTTGTAGATTATCCCAGCAGCATTTATTGACCGCTTGAGAAATTTATTCCGCTTGTGTTGATAAAACTTGAATTTTAGAGTTCTCATGCTAAAATTGTACAGCATATAGCCGGAGAAATCAATGAAAAAGCGATTAGATTTTAGGATCGAAGAATTGGAGTTTCAGATTCTTGAAGAATATTGCCAATTAGTTGGGCGAACAAAAACTGATGTTCTTAGAGAATTGATTAGAAGTCTGAAGAGGAAAAAGCCGTCGTAGAACGACGGGGCTTTAAACCCAATTTTTCGGTAAATAATCGAGAATACCCTACTCATAAAATCCTAACTCTTGGCTTTCGGCTATTAATTCATCTAGCAATTATCAACGAAATACAAGTCAAGCACCAGTCTATAATTCCAGAGGTAAAAATAATTGATCTAATCTTGTGGTGCAAGCAATATGCTCGCTTGTATCCGTGAGATGTCAAAGAAGAAAGTTCTTTGTGTCTTTCTCTAGCAACGGATATTAAAAATACCTTGTCTGATGTAGCCTAACTGGGTACATTCCAACGAGGTGAAGAAAATGCTCAATCAGACATACATAGCTGATGTTTTAGTTGTCGGTGGGGGAACCGGAGGGACTGCGGCTGCTATCCAAGCAGCGCGGCGGGGAGCCAAAACCATTTTGGTGAGTGAATTTCCTTGGTTGGGAGGAATGCTAACTTCGGCTGGAGTATCTGTACCCGATGGCAATGAATTAGAAGCCTTTCAAACCGGGTTATGGGGTGCGTTTTTGCAGGAATTGCGACAAAGACAGCCCGGAGGATTAGATAACAGTTGGGTAAGCTTTTTTAGTTACGATCCCCGGATTGGGGCAGAGATTTTTGCAGATTGGGTGCATGAATTACCTAATCTGCACTGGATTTCTGGACAAGTGCCTTTAGATGTTTACCGCCAAGGTGATTTGATTACTGGTGTGCGCTTTACTGATTTTGCTGTCACAGCCAAAATTATTCTCGATGGCACAGAGTTAGGAGATTTATTAGCTTTAGCTGAAATACCTTACCGTTGGGGCTGGGAATTGCGATCGCAGTGGGGAGAACCCAGCGCCCCAGTGAATTTTAACTCTTTAACTCAGAAATATCCTGTGCAAGCACCCACTTATGTAGTGATTATGCAGGATTTTGGTGAAGCGATTGCACCAGAAATTCCGGCTGCCCCTAACTATAATCCATCCGAGTTTACAGGTGCTTGGGATGGCTATGGAGCAGAGACGTTTTTGAATTATGGACGCTTACCTGGCGATCGCTTCATGATTAATTGGCCAATCTGTGGCAATGACTACGGCCAAGGAGTAGGGCGGCTGATAGAGTCAGATGTATCCAGAGGTGAATTCATCCAAGAATCTCGCTGGCACAGCCAAAATTTTGCCCATTTTATCCAAAATCAGCTTGGTCGTCGCTATGGTTTAGCAGAAAAAGTATTTCCTCACGCCCCTACAGCTTTTGCATTACATCCCTATTACCGGGAAAGTCGCCGCCTAGTGGGGCTAACTACTGTCCGAGAACAGGATATTTTGCCGATCGCTGAAGGTAGAGTTGCATCTATATTTAATGATGCGATCGCAGTTGGTAACTACGCCAATGACCATCATTATCCTGGCGTTCAATTTCCACTGCAACCAAAATCTATCCGTTGGGGGGGACGCTGGACTGGGACTCCTTTTACAATTCCCTACAGTTGTCTTATTCCAGCCACCACAGATGGTTTTTTGGTATGTGAAAAGAATATTTCTGTCTCCCACATTGCCAATGGCGCCACCAGATTACAACCTGTGGTTATGGGCATTGGTCAAGCAGCAGGGATGGCGGCGGCAATATGTGTTGAGTTAAACTGCCAGCCGAGGGATTTACCTATTAGGGCACTACAAATAGCCTTATTGGAAGATAATCGCTCAAAAACAGCAATTATTCCTTTCTTTAATCTTCCACCCAATCGTTCGGATTGGCTGCACTGGCAACTGTATTACTTAAATAACCCACAAGCCTATCCAGCTAGTGGTTATTGCCCTTTCCCATCGGGGAATGAGTACCCTGACTCTGCTTTTGACAAGGCATCAATTCGGGAAAGTAACTGTTTCAAAGGTATTTTTTCCTGCTTGGATCAACAGGAATACAGATTTACTGTCACAGCACCAGCCGCATATCAAGGGCAAAATTGGCAGCTTGTGACTTTGCGATCGCATATTGACGAGCAATTACGCGCTTATCCCCACGAACAATTAGTTACATTGTGGGGTCGTCATAATCACTCTGGTAATTGGTTATTAGTCGAACATTTAAACGGAGGATAAGAAGAGTTTATTTTCAGTAAAACAGAATACTTTTTGATTAATTGTCCGGATATTCATTAAAAAGCTAAGTATCAGTGAAGTGGAGAGTTCCAAAATAGACATCTGCTATGCGTGCTGCCATTTCACTTTTAGTATCGAGTCTGGTGTTCGGCCCCTTAGCTTCTAACTGCCAAGCAATGGTCAATCACTTATCAACAGCGCTGCCTTCCACGCCTACTTCGGAACAGTGGCTCTCGGCGGCATCTGAACAAAATCCAGATGATGCGCCACGTCATCGCGGTAGTGGGCGTAGAGAAGTGACACAAAAATTCCGAAATATCTATGCTGTGGTTTAACTACTGTAGGGTAATACCTTTTTTATTAAAGGAACAAAATTACCAGAAAACAGGATGTTGTGCTAACATCTTTTACACAGCTTTTCTGGCAGAGATATATACAGTTGACACACGAAAATCTTCAGCGATCGCTTAGTATTTCAACTGCAAGCTTTGTATATATAGTTGGCATCAATCCTGCCGATCAAAACGCAAATCAAATTCAGTGCCTTGATCAACAGCATTACCAACTCCTCAAAAGCTACACAACTGTTGCTCATATTCGGTGGGAAGCTCTGCGTCTCAATCCTCAATTGCTCTAGAAATAGATGTTATTTAGGCTATCAGTTAATCTAAAGCACATCTAATTCAGACATTTTGCTTGTTGAGGAAACAGTCTTAAGGCAACTTCACTTTATTCCCCAATAGGTTTTTTTCTTAATATATTGCCTAGCTGGTTATCTACATCAGCAAGTAATTGATCTTCGCTCCGACGCCTGTTTAGCGTCCTTTGCCGAAGCATAAAATCTCTTTCCTTTCTTCTGATCTGAACTAGCGCATTGATTTGCATAAGTAATATAAGTTTCTTGCACTTGGCAACAAATCTTACTATTCCTGACCTACTCTTGCACTCTGGTTCGTTTTCCCCACAGATAGCTCCCGACAAAATAAATATTAAGAAGGATCTGCTAGATCATCTTAGTCATTTTAATTATTCTACACCCAAGGCCAGATGCAAAATTTTGCATTTGGCCTTTTTAGATGAATTTTACTTAAAGAAAAGGGAATAAGGAAGTTTTATCTCAAGCTGGCTTATGAGCAATAAAATACTTGCTCATAAAATGGACTTGCATCTCAATATTCCCAAAGCCGACTCTCTGTAAACGTTCTACCAAGTTATCAGTGGTGTAATGCTTGTAATAGGGTTCATGGAAAGTTTCGGGGAAAGAATCCATCATATATTCCAACTCAGGTGAATCACTCAACTGAATTGAGTCACATATAATAAAAACTCCACCTGGTTTTGTTACCCGAAAGCATTGTTCAATGACTGTCTGACGTACAGATGCTGGTAACTCATGAAAGAGAAAAACAGAAGTTACAGCATGAAAATAGTTATCTAGATAGGGTAACTCTTCAGCATTCGCTTGTAAAAGTTGTGGCAATTCTCCCGGAATTTGGGATAGTAGTTCATTTGCTTTCCGCAAATAAGCTGGTGACAAATCTGTACCAAACAGCGAAGCTTGAGGCAGTGCTGCTCGAATCAACTTCATAGTCCGTCCAGTTCCACAAGCTACATCCAAAATACGGACTTGCTTTGGTGAAACCGACTCAAAAGCTTTCAGTCCTTCCTTGAGAGGAGCAAGAATTCGCCGCCGCATCGGATCAGCTGCCCCACCAAAAAGAATTTCCACTTGTAAGTCATATAAATTGGCTGACAAGTCACTCAAATAGCCATTGCTTTGGTGATGAAAGTTCTGCACATAGTAGCTGGGATAACTATCTGTATCAATTTCGGGCGAAAAATCTTGGTAATTCTGTTGTTTAACTCGTTCCCAGATTTGAGGAAAATCTAGCCATACCAAAGGATAGTAGCGGAAAAAGTCATCCCAAGGGTTGTCAAACAATAAGCTTTCGGGGTACACACCCTTTTGAGCATCTTGCCAGTCTGTTTCCAACACCTGGTTCAATCTCTGTTGAAGTTTTAATAAAAGTTCATTTGGGATGGGTTTGGTCTTTTCTTCAAGTGTCGGATACACCAGGTTCCTCAATCGTGAACTTAATATTTTGTGAGCCAGACCAAAGTAATTTTTGCTCTGCTGAAAGGTCTGATAAGTCAGCTTAGTTAAACTGTCAGGCATAAAAATAGCTCAAGTTTTGATGGCTTAATTTATATGTAAATAATTGTAACGAATAAATTACCTACTGTTGGAAAGGTAAAAGTTACCACGATAGACAAAATTAAAACTCGATATTTTACTCATCGAAGTTGGAGTAAGGTTTATCAAGAAAGGCAGAGGGCAGAAGGCAGGAGTTTCAGTTGGAATACTGTTTTCAGCGCTGAAGCCCGTGACAATCATCGAACTTGCGGATTAAGACCCCCACCAAATTGAAAAAATTTGGTGGCCCCAATTAAGTACGGTGTTGAATCCCCTTCTAAATTGAACCTTCTGCCCTCTGCCTCCTGCCTTCTTCAATCGGCTTTTGGGAAAAACACCTGATAAAGCAAATATAAACTTTTGTAAAAAGTAGCTTATGTTACAGAATTTTTGTTATATTAGTTGGTGTGAGGAAACAGAAATTATATATTCACAAAATAAAGAGGACTATGGTTATGTCTATCGCAGATAAATCTCGTGCATTAATGGTGCGTGAACATCAGCAAGTCAAGAATCGCCAACAATCAATGCTGATGCGGGCGGCACAAGAACTAGGTCTTCCTGAAGAAGTATCTCACTACTGGAACCCGATTCAAGGCAAGGTGGATGCTAGCAGTAGAATGATTTATGGCCCCAGCCATGCTTCCATGAGCTAAGTTTCAGGAATTCTAAGCTGGATTTTTTGAGTAAATGTCTCAACTGATAAGTCTGGAAAAAAAAGCCACCCTCTACTTTTAGGGTGGCAAAACTTATTACTTTTTAGTTAGATACGACTCTTAATTAAGCATCGTAGTAGAGGTAAAACTCGTAGGGATGAGGACGTAGCTGTAACTGCTTGGCTTCGTTAAGCTTGTAGTCAATCCAATTTTCGATAAAGTCTTCCGTGAATACGCCTGATTCTGTCAAGAAACCGTGATCGTTTTCTAGTGCTTGCAATGCCAGTTCTAAAGAACTTGGAGTTGAGGGAACCTTTGCAAGCTCCTCTGGAGAGAGTTCATAGATATTCTTATCTAAGGGTTCACCAGGATGGATTTTGTTCTTGATGCCATCGATACCAGCACAAAGCATTGCAGCAAATGCCAAGTAGGGGTTAGATGTAGCATCTGGACAACGGAATTCTAAACGCTTGGCTTTAGGGTTTTTACCAGATAGAGGAATACGGATAGAAGCAGAACGGTTTCCTTCAGAGTAAGCTAAGTTCACTGGTGCTTCATAACCAGGTACTAGGCGCTTGTATGAGTTGGTGCTGGGGTTGGTAATTGCCAACAGCGCTGGTGCGTGCTTGAGAAGACCACCAATGTAGTACAACGCCATATCGCTCAAACCAGCATACTTATCACCTGCAAACAGAGGTTGTCCGTCTCTCCAGATGGACTGGTGACAGTGCATTCCCGAACCGTTATCGCCAAAAATTGGTTTTGGCATGAAGGTGACGGTTTTGCCATATTTTTTGGCAACGTTCTTGATGACATATTTGTAAATCATCAACCAGTCAGCCGCTTCGATCAACTTGCCAAACTTGAAACCTAGTTCGCACTGACCACCAGTAGCAACTTCATGGTGATGCTTTTCAATGGGCACACCTAATTCTGCCATTGTCAACAGCATCTCTGTACGGATATCTTGGAAAGAATCCGTCGGTGCAACTGGGAAGTAACCTTCTTTGAAGCGTGGTTTGTAACCCAAGTTGGGTTTTTCATCTGTACCGGCTTTACCGGAATTCCAAGCACCTTCTTCGGAGTCTAAGAAATAGTAGCCTTCGTTAGCAGTTTGGGCAAACCTAGCACTATCAAAGATAAAGAACTCAGCTTCAGGGCCAAAGAAGGCTGTATCACCAAGACCACTGGAAACCAAGTAATCTATTGCTTTTTGGGCAATAACGCGTGGGCAACGGTTGTACGGTTCACCCGTGCGTGGGTCTTTAATACTACAAATTATACTTAGTGTTGGGACTTCCATAAATGGGTCGATCCAAGCAGTGTTGGGGTCGAGTACCATCGTCATGTCCGATTCGTTGATTGCTTTCCAACCCCGAATGCTGGAACCGTCAAAAGCTACGCCATCAGTGAACGCAGTTTCATCGATTTGGTTTTGGTACAGTGTGAGGTGCTGCCAAGTCCCTACGGTATCGATGAATTTGAGATCAATCAGCTGAATTTTTTCATCTTGAATTCTCTTCAAGAGTTCTTGTGGTGTTGTCATTGTTACTCCTTCTCTACCAATTTTCTAAAGTCAACCAGAATCTTACATTGCATCCTAACCCTGCTGATCTCAATCAGGCCGTGACACACCAGAAATATCTTAAATACTAGACATTAGCGGATTTTGTAGCTTATGTTACAGATATCTGGATTATCAGGTTATATTAACCTTTCAGCGATCATCTGTACAA encodes:
- a CDS encoding inorganic phosphate transporter, with protein sequence MLITLPLVALLAFYVAWNLGANDVANAMGTSVGSKAVTLKQAIIIAGILEFTGAVLFGHGVTETLATKIANPALFAATPQILVTGMVTVLISCGVWLQIATSRGLPVSSSHAVVGAIAGFSWVALGAGAIDWSSIGFITIGWILTPLISGAIAALFYSQIKHWILDQPNQVVQLQEWIPWLSTLLLGVFGVIVLPSLTEPLTNFVIEQVGFNIPAYDIPLLTGAVAAVGLTIISWRQLKQTEEVFLTSQSLIPSPHYPLSPEGAPPSPIPNPVERLFGRFQLLSACFVAFAHGSNDVGNAIAPLAAIVYINRTGSVPIDGITIPLWILILGGVGIVGGLAVWGKKVIATIGENIIALQPSSGFCAELATATTILIASRLGLPASTSHALVGGVVGIGLVQNIKSIKFQTLKGIAAAWLITIPVSAVLSAAIFSIAQILFF
- a CDS encoding EamA family transporter, which translates into the protein MGRFEKQPENPRVRGELSRAAENALWAVVEDLENLQQNVLRALQEDVKRLQSEKNRLSDEIQSLVEEKEHLQQVRQITEQQVLIRQLAEVLAKHISSQLQSSLATLANQNIEGKSYEQAALKSAEVSSNVVGEINEKVEHMFDSLDDTVTVTFNSLQQELKNYQSNLSQQLSRMYSQQQQGETILTEFVNRLHGELEKTIEETSRKPATSGIPTVLQFTEPEKNSSFQTSQPPSSEVVRNSPEPISPIQNKFLERETPPEATVARETAANPISIPSKDLSQRETPPEATVVRETAANPISIPSKDLSQRETTPEATVVRENAANPISIPSKDLSQRETPPEATVVRETAANPISIPSKDLSQRETTPEATVVRENAANPISVPNKDLSERETTSEPPTAVVPPPKDNVTEPTSVLNQDLPENETTSDPPTAPVSQPRMKRPSLRLNTTEPISVLRKDVSQNKAQSPSTTALEPQPEAKPPQSRNSSGLSPLQIGFLLIVLSAVISSLYNVAIKIIFHEGSQIFGVLEVEQLLPPTLGNTLLILTLRFMVVVPLMLLLSPILHPRLWQDLENLAASVRGNPTPTNAATKQILVLSIVSGCFLFLSQVLIYIAIAQVTTGMAIALFFIYPMVSGLLSWFLFRDRPTVFRIGAIAAICCGELLVLGGSPAIAMGNTSTGSSTALLSGVAFAAYIILTRVCASKLHPVTFTLINFATMLLLSFICLMLPFWNLVVDSSKMLELVLSAFILGVLTLGGYLLNNVGISKLGGSRAALIGGTIPVLTVIFAGLIIQENLEIVQILGVLLVTFGAAAFSFETMRNQVKPSNPTN
- a CDS encoding RNA-guided endonuclease InsQ/TnpB family protein encodes the protein MRTLKFKFYQHKRNKFLKRSINAAGIIYNHCIALHKRYYRMWGKHLNCAKLQSHIAKLRKRTSFWQSVGSQAIQDICQRIEKAYQLFFKHNKKGARPPGFKKVKKYKSFTLKQAGYKFLGGNKVKIGSRVYQFWKSREIEGTVKTLTIKRTPLGELFMVVVVDDGMHPQIKFTTGQIAGFDFGLRTFLTCSDGTTIESPQFFKQSLNAIKKASRHHSQKLKGSSNRERARKNLVRSHENIANRRTDWFWKLAHNLTNRFDVLCFETLNLKGMKRLWGMLVSDLALRDFLDILEWVVKKKGKQIVYIDQWYPSSKTCSCCGHVLEKLDLSVREWRCPSCQVVNGRDENASKIIQTVGASMVGLGNVSRSETAIAV
- a CDS encoding zinc-dependent dehydrogenase, giving the protein MKAQVFRGVNQLSYEDIPVPTLEPDEVLVQVRVVGLCQSDIKKIRYPLYEPPRIFGHETAGTIAALGNNVKGWQVGQRVAVMHHIPCMRCAYCLNDNFSMCDVYKNISTTAGFNASGGGFADYVKVPGHIVENGGLIPIPDNISFEEASFVEPTNCCLKAVKKAQIAPGQTVLVTGAGPIGLMFIMLVKYFGAKAIATDLLPSRIEKALNVGAEAAFDARDPDLPAKIHALTGGLGVDVTLLAVPSEKAFFQALDCTRKGGKILFFAEFPDELEIAINPNILYRREIDLMGSYSSSYRLQNLSADIVFNQRIDVQALISDRYPLKDLSAAVEQAIAPTPDTYKILIYP